The nucleotide sequence TCAATCTATGGCTGATACCACGCTATGGCGCAATTGCGGCAGCATGGACAACCACAGTCACCCAGGGTGTGCTCTTCTTTCTGGTCTTTTTTGTGGGACAAAAATATCAACATCTTAATTATCCTCTGGGGAAATATGGGGCGGTTGTTTTGATTGTTTTGACAGCAACGCTGGTTACTTCGCGCCTGGGCATATTTGAGGGGGGGGCATTGTTAATGAAGTTTGCTTTGGTTATTGCCTATGGTATTATTGCCTACCTGGTCTTAATTGGGCCTAATATCGGTGGTCAAAAAACATCTTTGAGTTAGGGTTATGGAAAGCTCTACAAATTTACACATTCTAACCCCCCTGAGTCATCAAACTATAAACGCGCTGGTAAAGACGGGGATGGCGGTTGATGGCGATATAATTACTGACTTTTGTAATTTTCCCTTTATGGTTTATAAGGTTGGGGCAGAGCAAACTTATCTGGATATCACCGCCGATTTATTGGTGGTGCCTGATTATTGGGCAGTAGCGCGGGAGTGGTTGTTTCAATTCACGGCGCAAACTCATTTACAAGACATATTGGCGATTGATGGTTATAGCATCTGGTGGACCTTAATCTATGCTAAAGCGGAACCCAGTTTATCGGATTTTAGCAATTCTTTTGCCTGGATTGATTTTTTATCAGCCGTGTACAGGCAGTTTCAACCCAAAATGATAACTATTTATGGCTCGCATGAGGTTATCATTCAAATAGCCCGCCAGCTTTTTACCGGAGCCGCTCTTCAAATTAAACCTAAAATGGTAAAGCATGCAGGCCGGACTATTTTTCCCTCTTCCCATCTGATTTTGCTAGTTGTTCGGGTAGGGCTGAGTATTGTCTGTATGATTTACAATCTGCTCAGGCATCCCGACATTTGTTTCTTTTCATCTGCAAATTCAATCCGAAACAAGGCAATTGGTCAGAAGCAGGAACTGCGGGATGTGTATATGGGAGAAATTGCTCAATTATTGCAGACTCGAGGGAAACGGATAACATTTGTTGAGCGATATGCGGTAAATGCTTTGTGGCGCGGGCTGTGGTTCCGGCGCTTGTTTTTTTCCAGCGACCTGCTACTGGCTTTGAGCCATCCTCGTCTCAATTGGCTGGTTGGTCATTATTATATTGTTCGTAAGTGGCAGAAAGTGTGGGCAGAGGGTCAATCATCTTTGGCTGCTTATATGCGCTACCAGGAATATGATATCTCCTCATCGCTTCTGCCGTTGGTACGGGAGGCGTTTTTTAAGGCGGCTCATCTGGAGAGTGGCGTTAAATTGTGGTATTGGCTGCTGAAGTGCTGGCGTCCCAAACTACTGTTTATAGATTGCGCTTATTGCACGCTGGTAACGCCGGTAAATATAGCCGCCAAGTTATTACGTATCCCAACAGTTGAACAGCAACACGGCATCATTGGTCAAAATCATATCTCATATCGTATTCCGCCCCATCTAAGAAATAAGTCGCAACTTCCGCTGTGTGACTTTTTGGTGGCCTGGGGAGATTATGCCAAACGTGTGGTAGTGGAGTCGGCAGTTTATACTGCCGATAACGTTGTGGTCTGTGGATTTCCCCGGCTGGATTCGTTGTTAAAATCGTTTACGCCTCGGGGGGATATATTGACCCGGTTGAATATTCCCGCAACCGCGCCGGTTATACTTTATGCCTCCAATCCGACTGTTCAGGGCCTCTATCCTGAAATTTTGGATAGCATTCAAAAAACGTTTACTTCTCCAGTTTATTGGATTATTAAGTTACATCCGGCTGAAAAAACGCGTCTACTATGGCAACATGCCATTAAACAGCGTCATCTTAAGCAAGTGATAGTCATAGAAGAAGAAGTGGATTTTTATACGCTATTGGCTGCCGCCGATTTACATATTAGTTTCTGTTCTACCACGATGGTTGAGGCAAGCGTGTTTGGTAAGCCCAATCTCGGCCTTGATTTGCCCACTACGCTTGATCCAATTGGATATACCAAAGCAGGCGCTTATTTACCCGTTGCGCCGCATCAAGTAGGACAGATGGTTAATACATTGCTGCAAGATAAAGCCCAAATGGAACTTCTTTTGCAAAAACAAGAGGCGTTTGCCAAAGATTGGTGCCGGCATGAAGGGAAGGCGGTTGAATGTACCGTGGATTTTATCGAAGCCCAATTGGACAAGGCGCAAAATTTAGAAGCATGAGTTTATAATCTGTTTAACGGAGTTTTGCTGCGTTATGATTTGTGATTTGTCTACATCAAGTTGGGGACGCCGTCTGCTGGTTATGGCTGTTTTTATATTCCTTTTGCTGGCAATGTGGACCCTATCATCTTACCTGTGGGACCAATATCGTGTTGTCAGAGACGTGCAAAACTTTTATTGGATGGCCCGCGCTCAGGACCCAACCTTGTTTGCCACAGACTATCTCTACATTTCAAACGAAGTCATGTTCCAGATTGATGTATGGGGCTTTCACCTCTTGCTCTATCCCCTTAGCCTGGGTTATGGTTTATTTTTCTACCTGGCCAGCGCGTTCATTGATTACGTTTGGTTAACCAAGTTATCTATTCTGGTACTGGCGCCAATCTGCCTTATTTACTTATTCAAGCTGGGCCGGTGGCTAGAGAACAATTTAACCGGGTTCAGCTTGGGCCTTCTTTTTATTTTTTTTATCCTTGCTTCTCCCCAATCCATCTCAATTTTTACCGGCTTGCAAAGAGCCTTTGCCCTTCCCTTGTTAATTGTTTTTCTGTATTACTTGACCCGCCAACAATATCTTGGCGCCGCTTTGCTGCTTTTGATGGGCGCGCTCATCTATTTGCCTTGCTTCCCGCTGATGGTTATAACTTATGGCTTATCATTGGTTAAAATTGAACATCCCTTTAAATTATCGTTTATCAATCGTTCCGGGTTAGTGCCCTTTATAGTGGTTCTCTTGCTGGCAGCGGCAATTGTGGCTTTAGCTTTGGCGGTTCCACTTGGCTGGTTATCTCCCTCCACTGCGGCGGTCTCCACCTCTGAGATTCAGGCACAACCTTCTCTTTCTCAGAATCCGTTACATCAATCCGGCGGCTCTGTGCCTTTGTTCATTGGGTTCCCTTTTTTGGGCCGGGCCGGCATTTTTGATACCGGAGCCGACGTGACCAATTTTCTGGTGTTGTTGATATTATCCTTTTTGATTTACAAAGTGGTTGGCCGCTCATCGCTACGGCGAGCGCCCGGTACGGTGTGGCATCTGTTGGCAGCCGGGATTATTATGTACCTGCTTTCTTTGTTTTTTGTGTTTGCTTTATCGTCTAATGCCTTGTATTGGCCCTCGCGTTATACCCGTAGCGCGCTTTTTGTGACGCCCCTTTTTTTCGTCGGCCTGAACTGGGTGGATTTTATCCGTTACCTTCCTGACTGGTTGGCAAAAAATGTCCGGTTAATTATTTTTTTTA is from Anaerolineae bacterium and encodes:
- a CDS encoding CDP-glycerol glycerophosphotransferase family protein; this translates as MAVDGDIITDFCNFPFMVYKVGAEQTYLDITADLLVVPDYWAVAREWLFQFTAQTHLQDILAIDGYSIWWTLIYAKAEPSLSDFSNSFAWIDFLSAVYRQFQPKMITIYGSHEVIIQIARQLFTGAALQIKPKMVKHAGRTIFPSSHLILLVVRVGLSIVCMIYNLLRHPDICFFSSANSIRNKAIGQKQELRDVYMGEIAQLLQTRGKRITFVERYAVNALWRGLWFRRLFFSSDLLLALSHPRLNWLVGHYYIVRKWQKVWAEGQSSLAAYMRYQEYDISSSLLPLVREAFFKAAHLESGVKLWYWLLKCWRPKLLFIDCAYCTLVTPVNIAAKLLRIPTVEQQHGIIGQNHISYRIPPHLRNKSQLPLCDFLVAWGDYAKRVVVESAVYTADNVVVCGFPRLDSLLKSFTPRGDILTRLNIPATAPVILYASNPTVQGLYPEILDSIQKTFTSPVYWIIKLHPAEKTRLLWQHAIKQRHLKQVIVIEEEVDFYTLLAAADLHISFCSTTMVEASVFGKPNLGLDLPTTLDPIGYTKAGAYLPVAPHQVGQMVNTLLQDKAQMELLLQKQEAFAKDWCRHEGKAVECTVDFIEAQLDKAQNLEA